TCGACGTCGTAGCTGCCGTCCGCCGGCAGTTCGGTGCCCGACGGGTCGTCGGTGGCCGCGCGCTGCCGGGGCAGCGGTCCCGACCGGTCGAGTGGTACGACGAGTGGCACCGGTACGCAGACCGCCTTGGCCGCGCGGTCCGGCTCCGGCGCGTGGTAGAGGTCGCTGGTCCACTCCCACACGTTGCCGGTCATGTCCAGCAGTCCGTACCCGTTGGCCGGGAACAGTCCGGTCGGTGACGTTCGCCGGTACGGACCGAGCCCCGCGCGGCGCCACGGGAAGTCGCCCTGCCAGACGTTGGCCATCAGCCGCCCGCGTGGGCTGAAGTCGTTGCCCCAGGCGTAGACCGCGCCGTCCAGCCCGCCGCGCGCGGCGTACTCCCACTCGGTCTCGGTCGGAAGCTGCTTGCCCGACCAGGCGGCGTACGCCTCGGCGTCCTCGTAGGCGACGTGCGTCACCGGGTGGCGCTCACGTCCGTGCGGAGCGCTGACCGGACCCTCGGGCCGGCGCCAGCACGCGCCCGGAACGTAGGACCACCAGCTACCCCAGTCGGACAGGTCCACCGGCCCCGGCGTGGGACGGAAGACCAGCGAGCCCGGCGTCGCCGGCCGGGGGTCCACGCCGGAAGCGCTGCCGGAAGCGCGGCCTGCGTCGAGGTGGCGTTCGGCGACCGTGACGTAGCCGGTGGCCCGGACGAACCGGCGGTACTCCGCCACCGTGACCGGGTGCTCGTCCATCCAGAAGCCGGCCACCTCGACGGTGCGGACGGGGCGCTCCTCGGGGTAGAAGTCGTCGCTGCCCATCGCGAACGTGCCGCCGGGCACCCACACCATCCGCCTGCCGGGCCGGGCACGGGTCCGGTTTCCGGGCCTGGTCGAGGTCTCGCTGCGATGCCGCCCGCTGGGCTGACTTCTGGGCTCGCTCC
This Actinopolymorpha cephalotaxi DNA region includes the following protein-coding sequences:
- a CDS encoding formylglycine-generating enzyme family protein, whose product is MTTRTETGSGVVPGDEPGGQEGGSGRSRLRGQLTGQPSGRLNGELTSQPRSQPRSEPRSQPSGRHRSETSTRPGNRTRARPGRRMVWVPGGTFAMGSDDFYPEERPVRTVEVAGFWMDEHPVTVAEYRRFVRATGYVTVAERHLDAGRASGSASGVDPRPATPGSLVFRPTPGPVDLSDWGSWWSYVPGACWRRPEGPVSAPHGRERHPVTHVAYEDAEAYAAWSGKQLPTETEWEYAARGGLDGAVYAWGNDFSPRGRLMANVWQGDFPWRRAGLGPYRRTSPTGLFPANGYGLLDMTGNVWEWTSDLYHAPEPDRAAKAVCVPVPLVVPLDRSGPLPRQRAATDDPSGTELPADGSYDVDRVVRVVKGGSYLCSATFCLRYRPAARQPSDSVTATCHVGFRCVVHPR